GCTGGACGCCCAGTTGCCGCCGTCTCTCGCCCCCTGGCTCAATTCGGCGCTGCTGCCTACAGCGTGGGTTATCCGGGGTACAGAGATGCGGAAGACGAGGTGATTTTTCAGGCGGCGCGGATGGCAGGTGCGGTGGTGGTGTCCAAAGACGCGGATTTTCTGGAAAGGGTCCGGCGTCTGGGCACGCCTCCGCAATTGCTGTACGTCACCTGCGGCAATACCAGCAAGGCGCGCCTGATGACGGTGTTTGAACGTCACTTTGCACAGGCCCACGCGCTGCTTGAAGCGGGCGAACCCGTCGTAGAACTTGCAGACGCTTCATCCTGAGCCACCTGGCCTATCGCGCCGGTCCCCGCGCCGCCGGTATGCTCCTCCTATCCCGACCCCGGGACGTGATTCACCATGTCAACCCTGAACTGACCCCTTCCATTTCAGACGCTGCTGCGGGCCTCCTCCGGTCACGCGCCGCTTCACGTTGACACGCTGAATATTCACTCCCCGAGGTTGACCTATGCTCCATTCCTCCCGCGCGTTGCGGGTCTATCTGGTCACAGAGGCCGTCATGGCCGCTGCGTTTGCCCTGGCGTATACGTTGCAAGGGCTGTATTTCGTTCAAACGGTGGGCCTGACGCCCTTTCAGTTGCTGCTGGTGGGCGCGGCGCTGGAACTGTCGGCGTTTCTGCTGGAGGTCCCCACGGGCGTGCTGGCCGACGCCTTTTCGCGCAAGTGGTCAGTGGTGCTGGGCTGCGCGGCGCTGGGTATTGCCATGCTGCTGGTGGGCTCGTTTCCGGTGTTCGGCGTCATTCTGGCGGCGCAGGTGGTGAGTGCTTTGGGCTACACCTGCCTCAGCGGCGCGCAGGAAGCGTGGCTGGCCGACGAACTGGGCGAGGACCGGCTGGGCGGCGCCCTGCTGCTGGGCGGGCAATATGCCCGCGTGGCCGGGGTGGGGGGCATTCTGGGCGCAGCGGGGCTGGCGGCCTTGGGCGGCCCTGCGCTGTGCATCGTGGTGGGCGGGGGCACGCTGCTGGCGCTGGCGGCGTTCCTGGCGCTGCGGATGCCGGAACAGGGCTTCACCCGCGCCGCTCCCGGCGAGCGGTCCACCTGGGCCAGTCTCACGGCCCCGCTGGTGCAGGGCGTGCGCGAGGTGCGGGGGCGTCCGGTGCTGACCCTGCTGATCGCGGCGGCGGCCCTGTACGGCGCCAGCACCGAGGCCCTGGACCGCCTGAACGAGTTTCTGCTGCTGCGCGAAACCGGCCTGCCGGGCGGGCTGAGCCCCGAGGGCTGGTTTATTGCCCTGGCGCTGACCGGGTCGCTGCTGGGGTGGGCGGTGCTGGAACCGCTGCGCCGCCGTCTGGACCTGGGCCAGCCCAGGCAGGTGGCGCGCACCCTGCGCGTGGTGCTGGGCCTGAGTGTGGCGGCGCTGCTGGCCTTTGCACTGGCCCCCAGTTTTGGGTGGGCGGCGGGCGCCCTGCTGCTTCACGGTGTGCTGCGCGGCCTGTACAGTCCGCTGTATTCGGCATGGCTGAACCAGGGCCTGCCCAGTGGCTCGCGCGCCACCATCAATTCCTTCGCTTCGCAGGCCGACGCCCTGGGACAGGTAAGCTGCGGGCCGCTGTTCGGGCTGGCGGGCAACCTGTGGGGCGTGCGCGCGGCGCTGGCCCTGGCGGCCTTGGTGCGCCTGCCTACCCTGGCCCTGCTGAGCCGCGCCGGGAAGGGTGAACTTCGGTGAGCCCGCTGTTCGGCTTCCGGTTACAGCCCCTGCCCGCCCTGATTCAGGCCTGGGAGGCTGGCGGTTTTGACCC
The genomic region above belongs to Deinococcus aquaedulcis and contains:
- a CDS encoding DUF5615 family PIN-like protein is translated as MHDRAGLLAGRPVAAVSRPLAQFGAAAYSVGYPGYRDAEDEVIFQAARMAGAVVVSKDADFLERVRRLGTPPQLLYVTCGNTSKARLMTVFERHFAQAHALLEAGEPVVELADASS
- a CDS encoding MFS transporter, which translates into the protein MLHSSRALRVYLVTEAVMAAAFALAYTLQGLYFVQTVGLTPFQLLLVGAALELSAFLLEVPTGVLADAFSRKWSVVLGCAALGIAMLLVGSFPVFGVILAAQVVSALGYTCLSGAQEAWLADELGEDRLGGALLLGGQYARVAGVGGILGAAGLAALGGPALCIVVGGGTLLALAAFLALRMPEQGFTRAAPGERSTWASLTAPLVQGVREVRGRPVLTLLIAAAALYGASTEALDRLNEFLLLRETGLPGGLSPEGWFIALALTGSLLGWAVLEPLRRRLDLGQPRQVARTLRVVLGLSVAALLAFALAPSFGWAAGALLLHGVLRGLYSPLYSAWLNQGLPSGSRATINSFASQADALGQVSCGPLFGLAGNLWGVRAALALAALVRLPTLALLSRAGKGELR